The genomic window CCACCCTCCCAGTTTCATCATCAATACAGTCTGTTTTCATATTTAGCTGTTACTACTACACATACGTTTAccattatattatttatttacttcatgtttatttgtatagggaCATGTATGTAGCAAGTAAACCATTGCCACAGACTACACAGCATTTATAGCCTGAGCTCCTTTGCACTACCCGTCCCTAGAagcctttaaaatacataaatacatactgacattgtagctataaatgttattcactgttgttgttgctctgattAGTTTTATTAATCAATTTATTTGCCAGGGATAATACATGTTTGTTACTTCTTATTAAAGTGCGACGAATGCAATGTATGCAGGACTTCTAGCCAGGGCTAATAACCAGTCCTTGTCCCTGGTTAAGCTTTTCTGAACTAACACATGTGAAACAGCAGCATTGTAAAAACAGACATCAAAACAGTAGACAATTACAGCAGTTACAGCAGATATAAGATAACAAACAGtataaaacaaacagtaaagcaCACATAGACAAGTAGATTGATGATATTGACTAAGAATAAGAATTAAGATCAATAATATCAACTATGAACAAACGAAATGTAAAGAGAAGTCAAATATGCTGCGCTATAATATAAAACGTTTGATCTAGTGTTCGCAGGTTGTCCTTTGTTTAAGCCGGAGGTTCTCAGCTCATCTAGACCCAGGACCCACCAGCAACACCTCCATGAGAAACCCGACCAGAATTTCTGTAAATTGTGAAACTGATCAGATGaaaaattgtttattttggaTCTCAGATGATGCAAAACAtatgcaagaaactgaacaaaacaaacacatttactacacagtttctgcctgttaaaaaaagtgaagtttttCCTTATTATTGTAGCACAattgttgcttagtgctcatgatggaatTATGTTGGGCATTGGCAGACAATATAAccatgagtaaggtcttttacctgctctttggtaaaatgtcttgagataacatttgttgtgatttgATGCTTTACAAGTAAAAATATTATTAATTGATTACTTGCTATGTAATAGTATGTTGTTAATCAACTCACCTGAACATGTGCATTCAGTGTTGTTTAGTTGTGGTTGTTGCAATCCAGACATGCAAAGGTGGCCTGGAACCATTCAAATATCTGCAGGTTGGCCAGGAACATTTGGTTGCTGTATAGGAGGTGGAAggtgaatctctctctctttcgatTTGTTTATTCAGaaccaaataaaacaaagtgaaaaagcTTATgacatgcaaaataaaaagattgtAAAATCTCCAAGggatttgtttttactgataTTTTACATAATACTTTGAACTCACCTGCACCCATTGATTGAGGCAGAACCCGACAAACCAGTTAGAAGCTCACAGAAAGATAAAAGGAAGGGGCTTACTTTTTCTCCTATTCAAGCACACAAACCATTTCATGCAcgtttttttataaacaatagTAACCTAATGCATCATCCTTCATACTCATCAAATAATCTATTGTCCTTCAAACTTTTTATGATTTACTCAGTGATTCAACGTGTATAGCTGATTTTATGCAGTTGTGAGTATGTAGCTATAAGCTTACAGGAAGTCTGGTGCTATCTGCTTTCTTCTGTGTATTGCACAGGAAGATGATTACAGCAGAGCACATGGGCAGGGTGTGCAGGAAATAAGTCACGACAGACAACCTACAACTGTTTCTAAAATAGGAAGAGATCACTGAGACTGTGGCTGTGCAAGGTTTGTCTGTTTCTTCCTCCTTTGCAGCAATTCAAGCATCACCGTCATGCTGCGTTTTTGAGAAAATTCATCGCTTGTTTTGGTGCGTATACTGTTTGCTCTTTAATATATTATGCCTTAATGTGGAGGTGTTTGATCTACAATGTTATCAAAGGACTAAAGAAAAGAGATGCTTGACAGCAATCGAGGCGTAGCTTCTCTCCTACTTCCTGTGCATCTTTTCCTCATAAAATACTCTATGTATGATTGCAGGGTTTTTTCTCgtctagtgttttttttttttttttttacgtttcaAAGAACATTAATATACTGTCACAAaccatttttaacatttgccaATGCTTCTGATGTGTTCACAGGCAGTCGTGAAGATGCAAGATACTCTGTTGCGTGTGTTTGTGGTGGCTGTTGGACTACTAACGTGTCCGAGAGATGACCCTGGGGTCCAAGAATGGGATGATATAACCTCAGTGGGCATGCAGAATAATGAAGAGAGGCGGCAGATGAGCGGTGAGAAAGTGCACCACGAAATGGAATCTGTCAATGAGGAAATGACACATACTGACAGTAAAGGGCCTCTGGATGATAGACAAAACATTGCCGAGGAAGAATATCAGGCTGAAAAACCTCACATGTTGGAGGATGTGACCGCTCTCAAGACTTCACAACTTCACCATAAGCAAGAGGGAAATTCAGAGATGGGCATGGAGAGTAAGACGGGAGAAGACGTCCAGGCTGATGACTTTTTTAGAGACCTAAACAGACCACAGGGGACACGAGTAAAGCCTGAGGAAGTGGTGCTCAGCTCGAAAGAACAGTCACACCTTCACACCAAGACTTCCGAAAATGAAGCTTCAGATGCGGCCTGGGAGAGAGATTTCATCTGGTACATATGGAACACATGCTCCATAATTTCCATCATTCGCTTCTTCAGGAAATACCTGGGGAGAAACTCTCAAATGCATCAAGAAGAAACCTTTTTGTTTCCAGGCATTGCTGCTCAAGTGCCACTTTTAGACACAGACACTCTACAAAGATTTCATTCGAAATATGTGAGAGTGCCCTCTAGTAAGATGTGGAAAGAGGAGTTCTTGGAGGGTTTTGCAAATGATCTCTTGGACGCCATGAGGACTGTGAGTGACAAAAATGGTGGTATGGTGATTGAAGACTTCCAGATGGTGGATGTGTGTAACATCATCGTCCCTTTCACTCCACCTGATCCATGCAGTTTTCAGTTTCTGTTCGGGAACAACCAGCCAAGTGACCTGCAGCTAGATATGCAAGTATGCGGTCAAATAAAGCTGTTGGAAAAAAGGGCGGCCACAGATGGCTGCCCCTGTCAGTCCCCCGATGCAGAGGATGATGATATGGTCTGCCTGCTGCATTGTGGGGCAGAGAAAGTTAAGGTGAAagtttgtgatgtttttgaTGACCCGCTTTGTGTGAAAGACTCCCCGTTCCTGTCAAAGTCAAAGGTAATCAGATGGTTTCAGAGCACCGTCAAACAGGCATGGGCACAGATCTCACACAAGTATGAATTTGAACTTAATATACGTTACATTGATGCGCCGGGTGCTCTGGTAGTTCGATTCAGATCAGGGAAGAAGATTAGCTTCAGTATGAATCCAGTGGTTAAATTCAACAATGATGCTTATTTCTTCATCACTCCTTGCTCCCCGACAAACTTGGATACTTTCTGGACTCTCTCCCTGACCAACTATGAGGATTCtttcttcaaaaacatttccaaaagtCTGCCTGAGAACTCATGCCACAGTCAAATTCTTGAAATTGTAAGTTTCCTTCACAGGAGACAAACAGCTCTTTCAGGAAGTAGTGCCCTCAAGGAATTTCATTTCAGAGCTACACTGATGCATCTGCTTTTGACCACAGAGGCGTCACAGTGGAAACCCGAGCAGGTGGCTCATAGGCTGCAAGACTTACTGGTCTTCATGGAGAGAAGCCTTCAGAAAAAGCTGCTGCACCATGCTCTTATTGGGAACCCTTTAGCGGGGACGGTTATCCAACTTCCTGCTTACTTTACTCAAGCAGAGTCAGTGAATCTCTTCCATCCCCTTGTGGTTCACAACTGTATCTACAGATGTGCACTGATGCATTTCCAGGAAATGCTTAAAAATGCTCATGTGATAATACATGATTATATTGAACAGTGTGTTGACAATGCTGAATGTTCTGTTTGAACCCAAGTGTACAATTGCTGTCACCTTtctctgtttgaatgttttgcatttttaataaTGAAATACAAACTTCAGGTACATGATATAAGcagatatttgtatttaaaaattgtatcACTTCACAGAACAATCTTTTAGTAATCATGCTCCCAGTAGTTTAGGAACTCTTTATGCTCCACCATGTCGGGGTCCTCCAGATTTAAGGTGTCATCATCCATTTTCATCTGGGGTTCAAAGTCCAGCTCTCCATCCTTACGTCGACATTCCAAGAGTGAGTGGAGATGTTCCTAGAAGCTGTAGTAAACAAAAGTAGAAATTGGTTTTAAGGCATTTTACAATGATTGCTTTATTCACGGGATAAGCACACATGCATTTACTTTAACCTGCTAGGCTGTTGAATCTTGTACAGTTACAGAATTTCatttaaacacacttttaagaCTCGTTTCCATGATCTGTAAACTTACCCTTGGATGATGCCGAGGAGCAGGAGGAATCACAGCAGGTGCACATGGAGTTATCACCGTACACCTCCTTCCAcctaaaacaaaacacaagtttaGTCAGGGATGAACGGTTGCAAAGTTGAGTGGCAAGCTTCAGAGAGTCAACTCACTTTTTGGTATTTGCATCATAATTGCAGGCCTTATAACTTGAAGTTGGTGCAAGCATACCCAcatacagctcacagtgcatgtagAGTTGTTGAAAGACATGATGTCAATGTTAGCTTgcattttatttgatataaaaGGATCTGTTGTGCTTGCTTTTTACATACCTGTGTTGATGAGGAAGATGAAACGGAATCCTTGAAAATCAAGGAACTTCGACTGCACAGTCAGCTTGCTATCAATCatacagctgcagagagagaaaatgtacTTTTACCTTCAACAACCAAGAGACAGAGCAAACTTACAATGAAACGTAAATCTTACCCATAGTTGTCGATGACTGTATATTTAGGACTTGAGTTGGGGTCTTGGGCATGAAGCACTTGTTCACATACATCCTCTGAGCTCCATACCTTGGAGTGGCTGAAAGTCGCTTGGCCTCAAAGTACATCGGCTGGCCCAGTGTGTAGGTTTTATCACCAGTGATTTCATTCCCTGAACCTGTAGGAAAGAAAGACATTACTGAAGGAGTCGACATGTACAAATAAAGTGCTGCTGCTTTGAATTCATGAGGATAGTGAAGTGTGAAAACAATTCTTGAAAAAAAGATTCCTGTCTGAATCTTCAGTATCAACATGCAGTGACGGATTCCTAAATAAACTTGGACATGTTAACGCTGAATGCTtgcattttctgtgtttagatACATATGTGATGACAGAACTTCTGGATGTGGTGAATCGTTTGATTATTGAACAGATGCTGAAGGCAACTTTCCCAAGTCATTTACAGGTGTGAATGTTGCTGAAATAAAGTTTTGGACCTATATCTGTTCTTTCCCCTTAAAATCAATTCAGTAATTTAATtccaaaaaacagaacaatttaAGAATTGAATGTAACCCATTCACCACATCTAATAAGCAGGTTCGAAACAACACTTTTAGCAGCAAGTTGCTGAATGTTTTAGTTAGGATTCATCTCAAAACATATAATTTTGAGGAGTAAGGGTGTAACTGCTCTTTGGTTGGAGTGCTTTGAATACCGTGCCTCACTGGAGTTTTGGGTGGAAGCTAACTTGGTAGGAGCGGAAAAACCTGCAATGATCAAGAGGAAACTCACAATGACAATAATTTGAAAGTGAAGAATTTCAAGGCCAGCTTCAAGGACAGCCAATGAGAGGTGACCAACAATAATCACTCTGAACAGGCTCCACTGCTCCACCTTTACCGAACTGTTGATTCATCAATTTACCGGTTGATTGATACATTATTGCCTTAGattctttattatcattgtatacaaggacacaacgaaACTTCGTTAGCAGCGATCCTacacagcagcgtttacaaaaacaaaatatatgtGTGGTTATATGAAAGAGAGTGCACAAAACAAATACTGTGTAACAGTTTTAAATATTATAATGACGaagctttgatttaaaaaaagtacctCTCAGGCTACATGTCCTATTACTGATGAGCGCTAAGAGTGTACATTTAAGAATGTAAAGATCAAttacttaaaaaacaaattgaaatatttaGCAATCTTGGGCTCAAGCATCCTATTTCTTAAAATATTGTAAGTTAAATTGCTTTTTGTGgacttgtacattttttttatttcttaatttattttttttagataaagtGACAGCACATATAGCCTAACTGAATACCCCAAATGACAGgtacaaacatacaaaccacaaagaaaagaaaaaaatatatatttatatacaactatatacataaatatataaacaaaaacataattaaaagaATGAAAGTAACATATTTCTGTCTGCTTTCACAGACGTCCAgtgttttctctccttcctgtctttcagttcatgtaaagatttttaataatatttcCCATACAAGATTAATAAATTCAATATaactatatatattttatataatataaatatttctTAAAATCTAAACAGGATCTTACGCAGCTGATGACGTCATCACCAGGAAGTTCCAAATCCGTCCACTGAGCTAACCAGACGCTGTACTCGGAAGCTAATATttcatgttggctttttttttaaaattaattaacAAAGTGCAACGATCGTTTTTGTTAAGCAGGGTGTCGTTTAATATAGAAAACAACAGCGTCGTTTGTTTTCGTATCCCCGGGTTTTGCTACAAAGCAGTATTagagtttgttttcaggagctagctaacaggctaacagcactttgttttgattgtaAACGTGAACAGTAACGTTGAAGGTGTGTGGACTCAAAGTACATACGAGGAAAGGTTTATATGCACCCTTGTAAGGACATAGTTTTATGTGATCGACGACAGACTAGTGGAGGgttaatgtaaatgtatgtaaTGTACCAGCTAGCTTGTTGTTTCAGGTAAACGTCAAACGGTGGTCGTCTAACTTGAGCTCACGTTTTCTCTGTGTGGGGTCATAGGACCGGCTCGGGTTAGTCATCGTGGACGTCTGGTGAGCTTAATAAAGCTCTCGGTGATCCGGATCCAATGCGTGGGATGATGGGGACCCAGAGCAGTCCTGTCAAGAGTTACGATTACCTCCTGAAGTTTCTCTTGGTGGGAGACAGCGACGTAGGTAAAGGAGAGATCTTAGAGAGTTTACAAGACGGATCAGTGGAGTCTCCCTATGCATACAGCAGCGGTGAGTACATCTGTGTGCTTTAGTTCAGAGTGTACGAAACACGGATGAACTAGTATCAACACATACTGTGTGTGTCACTTCTAATCTACAGGCATTGATTACAAAACAACCACGATTCTGCTGGACGGAAGAAGAGTGAAACTTGAGTTGTGGTGAgtgtttcatttaaataaaataaccaATCTGAAGTCAAGTCACAACATGTTGGCCTGCTCACATACTCGTGTTTGTTAACCCAACAGGGACACATCGGGGCAGGGGAGATTCTGCACAATCTTCAGGTCGTACTCTCGTGGAGCCCAGGTAAGAAGGACTTATTCATTTACCCTGAGAAACTTAATCGCCTAATGTTGTTATTACAACACTTTGCACTCTTTCACAGGGCATCCTGCTGGTCTATGACATCACTAACGGATGGTCGTTTGATGGCATCGATCGCTGGATCCGGGAAATTGACGAGGTAATCAAATGAAACCCATTATTGAAGAACTACAGAAGTCAGAAACAGTTCTGGGACTTATTGTTCATCAGTGCCTGCATAAAAACATTGTCTAACAATGCCACATGTTGGAAGAATATCTTTTAGAAATCATGTTTTAGTGGATTCAGTAGAATTTGGTAGCATTGCTTAAAAAGCCTCATGAATGTTTCTTCCCTACAGCACGCCCCAGGTGTACCCAGGATCTTAGTGGGCAACAGGCTTCACCTGGCTTTCAAGCGGCAGGTGCCAACCGAGCAGGCGAGGGCTTATGCAGAGAAGAACAGCATGACTTTCTTCGAGGTCAGTCCGCTGTGCAACTTTAACGTCATCGAGTCCTTCACAGAACTTTCACGCATTGTGCTGATGAGGCACGGGATGGAGAAATTCTGGAAGCCCAACAGAGGTGAGCGtgttaatatatttttattcgTACCACTTTGGTCAGATGAtttatcattttgtctgttttttttagttttatagACTTTATTCATCCCTGAAGGAAACTCTGGGttcacactctgttattgagagacatgcttctcacactcaggaagtgccctggcTCCTCTCCGGCTGCCAAGCACTGTTCCGCTATCACACCTGACAAAAACATGGCagaaattctattttatttttttaaaaactgtgaattCCCAGAAACAGTCTCACTGTTACTATGGATACTCCACAGCCCGCTCTGTCTCATTGATTCTATTCCCAGTGAAAGCCATTTAGATCACTGCAGATTGTTTCTGAGAAATAAGTCAACCGTGTTAAGCAACTATCGAGGTCCCCCACTATGCTGAAGTTAAACCTTAATATgatttttactttatattcaaAGAATTCCTGCCTGACAAAGTTGCAACCTCTATAGCCGTTAGCTTTTACTTTTATATGTTTTACTCAGATACACGTGTTCCCCCGTGATGTCCTGACTCTGGCTGTCCATCAGTCCAACACTGATGAGTTGTTGGGGTCAgaaggggccatgtggtaggacAGGTAGCATCAGCCATTTCACTACCTGGTTAGCTCACAGAGCCTGTGTCTGTTGAAGGGCGCATCTCTGATTTGTTTCCAGAGGTAACCAAGAGCCATAAGGTGGGTTATGTAACTTGTCAGTAGGGCTTAGGGGCAAAATTGTGATGAGAGTGATCACTGATCACTTATCCTTTCATAAGGTtagtatgttgtgtttatttcaaatagcATGACAAAGAGCACCAGATTATAACAGCACACACGTACAGGACACAGTCGTTGAAAAATGGTGGAACTTGCATCTGGAATCTTTGAAAACAATATTTCTGGCTTTAAGATAAAAAGTAACAATATATAACTTTCCACCTTAGAATAGTAGTTTCAAAGGTGAATTTAATAGCACCATATCATCCCACCATTGAGAACAGCGTCTCTCCCATGTCCACAGCACAACCTCGTTCTCCTGTCTACTGCAGTATGTGACTTTGACAGCGAGCCGAGGTCGTCTTGTGAGAAGTGCGTGCAGCTTAACGGCACTAATTCATACACAATGAGTACTGTTTGATACAGTGGCTGAGGGTAAGAGAGCAGATGAAgctaaaaagagagagtgactgaGCAGAGTGTATCTCTGCAGATATTAGACAAAACAGATTGCGACGTTTGGTGTCAGAGTTGTCTCATGTGTAGCAGCTGTGTTGGATGCAGAAAGTCTTTTAacccaagttatgtctcaggtttgaatacaaataaatagaTACATCCATCTTACGCCAAAAAGTTATCTCTTTTCTCGTGCATCTTCAAGTTAGCGTTATATTTTTGGAACTTACAAACCTCTCTCAATTAGCATAATAAATTACCCTCGTCAATGAAGCAAATTTAGCCACTGACCAAAAATATCACAgcaacagttgaatacacatacACTCTACATGCAAACAGTTCGCAAACAACTGGCTGAAGATGCTTGCAGAGTCATAGTTTGCACATAATCTGGTAATATTGCCGTACCTTGTCAGTTGGCAtgttttttcagcttttcaCAACACCTTCACCAGCTTCGCACCCTCTGCTTGTAAAGAAATACACGTTGTCTAAGAGGGGGAGGTGTAACAGTACTATGTGTGCCCACTTGGTAGGTGCCAAAGCGCACTAGaccaaattcctacatattgttgcttaaATTGTTTGAGAGCTTTCAAATGGGATGCAAAAGAGTAAGACCAAAGTGCAGCAGATTAATGAGAGAAACCCTTAATATtgataaaagcatgaaaaaactaaatcagAGCGCTGCAAAGTGACAGAATGTAAAAACATTATGTGGCAAAGGGCATTGGCCTGTTCAGAGAAGTTTCTGGATGAACTGAAAACAggtattttaaaaactgtagcAATTAAACTCCAGGGAGGATCTTATATCtattctcacatcacattctctGTTCTTGGTTTACAGTCTTCAGCCTCCAAGATCTGTGCTGCCGTTCAATCGTGTCCTGTACTCCCGTGCACCTTATCGACAAACTGCCCCTCCCTGTGGCCATCAAGTCCCACCTGAAGTCTTTCTCCATGGCCAACGGCATGAACGCAGTCATGATGCATGGACGCTCCTACTCGGTGGCCAACAGCGCAGCCTCAGGCGGTGGCAGTGGCAGCAAAGCAAACAGTCTCAAACGATCAAAGTCATTCAGGCCTCCACAGAGTCCTCCAAAGAACTCATCATCGTCCTCTAAAGGGAACTGTAAGATTTCATAGTGAAGGAGCAGACTCATGGTTTCCTTCACGAGGCCAGGATTTAAGGTGTCATTGCTCCAAGGGGTCGTCGGGCAACCGAGGAGCGTGGAGAGCCAACAGGAATCTTCTCCAGGGATGGAAATAGCAGTGAAATGACTGACCTCTGGAACTGTCTTGGGTGGTTGGATCGGCTTCTGTTCTCTTTGCACTTACTGGTGCCATCTTGTGGATGTCTGTTTACCTGTACTCCTTTCTACAGAGACTCACTGTGATCAAGTTCTACAAGGTTTCGCTGGGACCAACAGATGTGAATCAAGGATTATAACTCTCCTGAAAACACTACAAACGAGTGGAGGGACATTAGCCTGCTTTATTGGGAAATGGACGACTAACGtatttaaaaatggatttgaagttGTAAATAAGCTGCGTGTGCTCCATGTTCTGGTCTGTGTTTGGTAATTGATCTTTGAGAGGAGCTTTTTTTATGCTTGTTATGTCTTGAATGTTTGGGATACGTGCTTTTCTCTGCAACTTATTTGTCTTCTGTGTAAATTTCCCTTTGCAACCTCAAGGGTGCTGAGCTGCTTATTTAAAACTCCGATTAGCTTTAAATAAGGCTGGCTTCAATTGAATGTCATACGAAGAGCAGGGCTAGATTCCCAAACAGATCTG from Labrus bergylta chromosome 1, fLabBer1.1, whole genome shotgun sequence includes these protein-coding regions:
- the LOC109990641 gene encoding ras-related protein Rab-40C, yielding MRGMMGTQSSPVKSYDYLLKFLLVGDSDVGKGEILESLQDGSVESPYAYSSGIDYKTTTILLDGRRVKLELWDTSGQGRFCTIFRSYSRGAQGILLVYDITNGWSFDGIDRWIREIDEHAPGVPRILVGNRLHLAFKRQVPTEQARAYAEKNSMTFFEVSPLCNFNVIESFTELSRIVLMRHGMEKFWKPNRVFSLQDLCCRSIVSCTPVHLIDKLPLPVAIKSHLKSFSMANGMNAVMMHGRSYSVANSAASGGGSGSKANSLKRSKSFRPPQSPPKNSSSSSKGNCKIS
- the zp3c gene encoding LOW QUALITY PROTEIN: zona pellucida sperm-binding protein 3 (The sequence of the model RefSeq protein was modified relative to this genomic sequence to represent the inferred CDS: inserted 3 bases in 2 codons), with translation MLILKIQTGIFFSRIVFTLHYPHEFKAAALYLYMSTPSVMSFFPTGSGNEITGDKTYTLGQPMYFEAKRLSATPRYGAQRMYVNKCFXAQDPNSSPKYTVIDNYGCMIDSKLTVQSKFLXIFKDSVSSSSSTQQLYMHCELYVGMLAPTSSYKACNYDANTKKWKEVYGDNSMCTCCDSSCSSASSKASRNISTHSWNVDVRMESWTLNPR
- the LOC109990640 gene encoding inositol 1,4,5-trisphosphate receptor-interacting protein, whose protein sequence is MQDTLLRVFVVAVGLLTCPRDDPGVQEWDDITSVGMQNNEERRQMSGEKVHHEMESVNEEMTHTDSKGPLDDRQNIAEEEYQAEKPHMLEDVTALKTSQLHHKQEGNSEMGMESKTGEDVQADDFFRDLNRPQGTRVKPEEVVLSSKEQSHLHTKTSENEASDAAWERDFIWYIWNTCSIISIIRFFRKYLGRNSQMHQEETFLFPGIAAQVPLLDTDTLQRFHSKYVRVPSSKMWKEEFLEGFANDLLDAMRTVSDKNGGMVIEDFQMVDVCNIIVPFTPPDPCSFQFLFGNNQPSDLQLDMQVCGQIKLLEKRAATDGCPCQSPDAEDDDMVCLLHCGAEKVKVKVCDVFDDPLCVKDSPFLSKSKVIRWFQSTVKQAWAQISHKYEFELNIRYIDAPGALVVRFRSGKKISFSMNPVVKFNNDAYFFITPCSPTNLDTFWTLSLTNYEDSFFKNISKSLPENSCHSQILEIVSFLHRRQTALSGSSALKEFHFRATLMHLLLTTEASQWKPEQVAHRLQDLLVFMERSLQKKLLHHALIGNPLAGTVIQLPAYFTQAESVNLFHPLVVHNCIYRCALMHFQEMLKNAHVIIHDYIEQCVDNAECSV